A stretch of Chiloscyllium plagiosum isolate BGI_BamShark_2017 chromosome 6, ASM401019v2, whole genome shotgun sequence DNA encodes these proteins:
- the ccna1 gene encoding cyclin-A1 isoform X3, with the protein MYRSNAAVKRNANQENQHLVPQMGPVSQKQRTVLGVLNENDQQRRSLSQVSAKVCGTVAVGTDNGFTSAKSCSTLSECPATFVSNPNFHIYMEDEVQDEVEVSECNLTSELQSKLGEVGNVSKPADDYCLFLDLSEVSPMLVDSSMRSQRSHEDSHVHVDYLAVEGYAEDIYRYLREAEEKCRPKFGYMKKQPDITHSMRSILVDWLVEVGEEYNLQTETLYLAINYLDRFLSCMSVLRGKLQLVGTAAMLVASKYEEIYPPEIDEFVYITDDTYTKKQLLRMEHLLLKVLSFDMTVPTVNQFLTQFLKEEGIDGQMGNLAMYIAELSLLEADVCLRYAPSLMAAAAYCLANYTINNTFWPPALATFTGYSLVDIVPCLHDMHKTFLQAKFQPQQAIKEKYRSSKYLRISLIEPPATLPLHALISSAIQG; encoded by the exons ATGTACAGGAGCAATGCTGCTGTCAAGCGCAATGCTAATCAAGAAAATCAACATCTTGTCCCGCAGATGGGCCCAGTTAGCCAAAAGCAGAGGACCGTTTTAGGGGTGCTAAACGAGAACGACCAGCAGAGGCGTTCGCTTTCTCAG GTTTCTGCGAAAGTTTGTGGTACCGTTGCAGTGGGGACTGATAATGGGTTCACTTCGGCAAAGAgctgcagcactctctctgaaTGTCCGGCTACTTTTGTGTCCAACCCGAACTTCCATATTTATATGGAGGATGAAGTCCAAGACGAAGTCGAAGTCTCTGAATGTAATCTAACCTCTGAACTCCAATCTAAACTTGGAGAAGTTGGTAACGTCTCCAAACCAGCGGACGACTATTGTCTGTTCTTAGATCTGAGTGAAG TTTCGCCAATGTTAGTAGATTCATCCATGCGCTCGCAGCGTTCCCATGAAGATTCGCATGTACACGTAGATTACCTCGCTGTGGAAGGATATGCAGAAGACATTTATCGGTACCTCCGAGAAGCAGAA GAGAAATGCAGACCAAAATTTGGGTACATGAAGAAGCAGCCGGACATAACCCACAGTATGCGCTCCATTCTCGTAGACTGGCTGGTTGAAGTTGGCGAGGAGTACAACTTGCAAACTGAAACGTTGTACTTGGCTATAAACTACCTGGACAGATTCCTGTCATGTATGTCAGTCCTGAGAGGAAAGCTGCAACTGGTGGGCACAGCAGCTATGCTGGTAGCATC GAAATATGAAGAAATCTATCCCCCCGAAATAGATGAGTTTGTCTACATAACAGATGACACCTACACAAAAAAACAGCTCCTGCGCATGGAACATCTCTTGCTCAAGGTGTTGAGCTTTGACATGACCGTTCCAACGGTTAACCAGTTCCTAACGCAGTTTTTGAAGGAGGAAGGGATCGATGGACAAATGGGAAACCTAGCAATG TACATAGCTGAACTAAGTCTATTAGAAGCTGATGTATGTTTGAGGTAtgcaccctctctaatggcaGCAGCTGCATATTGTTTGGCAAACTACACAATCAACAATACATTTTGG CCTCCAGCACTTGCTACATTTACTGGATACTCATTGGTTGATATTGTACCTTGTCTGCATGATATGCATAAGACCTTTCTCCAAGCCAAATTCCAGCCACAACAAGCCATTAAAGAAAAATACAGGAGCTCCAA GTATCTGAGAATTTCCCTCATTGAGCCTCCAGCAACCTTGCCTCTGCATGCACTGATTTCAAGTGCCATTCAAGGATGA
- the ccna1 gene encoding cyclin-A1 isoform X1 codes for MYRSNAAVKRNANQENQHLVPQMGPVSQKQRTVLGVLNENDQQRRSLSQVSAKVCGTVAVGTDNGFTSAKSCSTLSECPATFVSNPNFHIYMEDEVQDEVEVSECNLTSELQSKLGEVGNVSKPADDYCLFLDLSEVSPMLVDSSMRSQRSHEDSHVHVDYLAVEGYAEDIYRYLREAEEKCRPKFGYMKKQPDITHSMRSILVDWLVEVGEEYNLQTETLYLAINYLDRFLSCMSVLRGKLQLVGTAAMLVASKYEEIYPPEIDEFVYITDDTYTKKQLLRMEHLLLKVLSFDMTVPTVNQFLTQFLKEEGIDGQMGNLAMSYLNEPRGICLADPNQDIFGHGPNNSIASLLGRQYIAELSLLEADVCLRYAPSLMAAAAYCLANYTINNTFWPPALATFTGYSLVDIVPCLHDMHKTFLQAKFQPQQAIKEKYRSSKYLRISLIEPPATLPLHALISSAIQG; via the exons ATGTACAGGAGCAATGCTGCTGTCAAGCGCAATGCTAATCAAGAAAATCAACATCTTGTCCCGCAGATGGGCCCAGTTAGCCAAAAGCAGAGGACCGTTTTAGGGGTGCTAAACGAGAACGACCAGCAGAGGCGTTCGCTTTCTCAG GTTTCTGCGAAAGTTTGTGGTACCGTTGCAGTGGGGACTGATAATGGGTTCACTTCGGCAAAGAgctgcagcactctctctgaaTGTCCGGCTACTTTTGTGTCCAACCCGAACTTCCATATTTATATGGAGGATGAAGTCCAAGACGAAGTCGAAGTCTCTGAATGTAATCTAACCTCTGAACTCCAATCTAAACTTGGAGAAGTTGGTAACGTCTCCAAACCAGCGGACGACTATTGTCTGTTCTTAGATCTGAGTGAAG TTTCGCCAATGTTAGTAGATTCATCCATGCGCTCGCAGCGTTCCCATGAAGATTCGCATGTACACGTAGATTACCTCGCTGTGGAAGGATATGCAGAAGACATTTATCGGTACCTCCGAGAAGCAGAA GAGAAATGCAGACCAAAATTTGGGTACATGAAGAAGCAGCCGGACATAACCCACAGTATGCGCTCCATTCTCGTAGACTGGCTGGTTGAAGTTGGCGAGGAGTACAACTTGCAAACTGAAACGTTGTACTTGGCTATAAACTACCTGGACAGATTCCTGTCATGTATGTCAGTCCTGAGAGGAAAGCTGCAACTGGTGGGCACAGCAGCTATGCTGGTAGCATC GAAATATGAAGAAATCTATCCCCCCGAAATAGATGAGTTTGTCTACATAACAGATGACACCTACACAAAAAAACAGCTCCTGCGCATGGAACATCTCTTGCTCAAGGTGTTGAGCTTTGACATGACCGTTCCAACGGTTAACCAGTTCCTAACGCAGTTTTTGAAGGAGGAAGGGATCGATGGACAAATGGGAAACCTAGCAATG AGCTATTTGAATGAACCAAGGGGTATTTGTCTTGCTGATCCCAACCAAGATATTTTTGGACATGGCCCTAATAATAGCATAGCTTCTTTGCTTGGCAGACAG TACATAGCTGAACTAAGTCTATTAGAAGCTGATGTATGTTTGAGGTAtgcaccctctctaatggcaGCAGCTGCATATTGTTTGGCAAACTACACAATCAACAATACATTTTGG CCTCCAGCACTTGCTACATTTACTGGATACTCATTGGTTGATATTGTACCTTGTCTGCATGATATGCATAAGACCTTTCTCCAAGCCAAATTCCAGCCACAACAAGCCATTAAAGAAAAATACAGGAGCTCCAA GTATCTGAGAATTTCCCTCATTGAGCCTCCAGCAACCTTGCCTCTGCATGCACTGATTTCAAGTGCCATTCAAGGATGA
- the ccna1 gene encoding cyclin-A1 isoform X2 gives MGPVSQKQRTVLGVLNENDQQRRSLSQVSAKVCGTVAVGTDNGFTSAKSCSTLSECPATFVSNPNFHIYMEDEVQDEVEVSECNLTSELQSKLGEVGNVSKPADDYCLFLDLSEVSPMLVDSSMRSQRSHEDSHVHVDYLAVEGYAEDIYRYLREAEEKCRPKFGYMKKQPDITHSMRSILVDWLVEVGEEYNLQTETLYLAINYLDRFLSCMSVLRGKLQLVGTAAMLVASKYEEIYPPEIDEFVYITDDTYTKKQLLRMEHLLLKVLSFDMTVPTVNQFLTQFLKEEGIDGQMGNLAMSYLNEPRGICLADPNQDIFGHGPNNSIASLLGRQYIAELSLLEADVCLRYAPSLMAAAAYCLANYTINNTFWPPALATFTGYSLVDIVPCLHDMHKTFLQAKFQPQQAIKEKYRSSKYLRISLIEPPATLPLHALISSAIQG, from the exons ATGGGCCCAGTTAGCCAAAAGCAGAGGACCGTTTTAGGGGTGCTAAACGAGAACGACCAGCAGAGGCGTTCGCTTTCTCAG GTTTCTGCGAAAGTTTGTGGTACCGTTGCAGTGGGGACTGATAATGGGTTCACTTCGGCAAAGAgctgcagcactctctctgaaTGTCCGGCTACTTTTGTGTCCAACCCGAACTTCCATATTTATATGGAGGATGAAGTCCAAGACGAAGTCGAAGTCTCTGAATGTAATCTAACCTCTGAACTCCAATCTAAACTTGGAGAAGTTGGTAACGTCTCCAAACCAGCGGACGACTATTGTCTGTTCTTAGATCTGAGTGAAG TTTCGCCAATGTTAGTAGATTCATCCATGCGCTCGCAGCGTTCCCATGAAGATTCGCATGTACACGTAGATTACCTCGCTGTGGAAGGATATGCAGAAGACATTTATCGGTACCTCCGAGAAGCAGAA GAGAAATGCAGACCAAAATTTGGGTACATGAAGAAGCAGCCGGACATAACCCACAGTATGCGCTCCATTCTCGTAGACTGGCTGGTTGAAGTTGGCGAGGAGTACAACTTGCAAACTGAAACGTTGTACTTGGCTATAAACTACCTGGACAGATTCCTGTCATGTATGTCAGTCCTGAGAGGAAAGCTGCAACTGGTGGGCACAGCAGCTATGCTGGTAGCATC GAAATATGAAGAAATCTATCCCCCCGAAATAGATGAGTTTGTCTACATAACAGATGACACCTACACAAAAAAACAGCTCCTGCGCATGGAACATCTCTTGCTCAAGGTGTTGAGCTTTGACATGACCGTTCCAACGGTTAACCAGTTCCTAACGCAGTTTTTGAAGGAGGAAGGGATCGATGGACAAATGGGAAACCTAGCAATG AGCTATTTGAATGAACCAAGGGGTATTTGTCTTGCTGATCCCAACCAAGATATTTTTGGACATGGCCCTAATAATAGCATAGCTTCTTTGCTTGGCAGACAG TACATAGCTGAACTAAGTCTATTAGAAGCTGATGTATGTTTGAGGTAtgcaccctctctaatggcaGCAGCTGCATATTGTTTGGCAAACTACACAATCAACAATACATTTTGG CCTCCAGCACTTGCTACATTTACTGGATACTCATTGGTTGATATTGTACCTTGTCTGCATGATATGCATAAGACCTTTCTCCAAGCCAAATTCCAGCCACAACAAGCCATTAAAGAAAAATACAGGAGCTCCAA GTATCTGAGAATTTCCCTCATTGAGCCTCCAGCAACCTTGCCTCTGCATGCACTGATTTCAAGTGCCATTCAAGGATGA